The Congregibacter litoralis KT71 genome contains a region encoding:
- a CDS encoding HupE/UreJ family protein codes for MVLCFLLLSQGAAADIFRPAYLELSQLDAERYEVLWRVPALPDNRRLAARLVFPKNTERVGESRSAIINNAWEERYEIKAAGGLTDQEITIDGILGGATDVIVRIERLDGTTQLERLQPAEPRFTVTASPGPGEVALAYFLLGVEHILGGIDHLLFVLALLLLVSNLRRLVLTITAFTVAHSITLVCATLGWIRLPGPPVEAVIALSIVFVAAEVIHEQQGRASITARSPWIVAFGFGLLHGLGFAGALQEIGLPDTAIPVALLMFNVGVEAGQLLFVGGVVISATLLSRVAQVPSALVKRVVSYGIGSIAAFWTIERVAAFIP; via the coding sequence ATGGTTCTCTGCTTTCTGCTTTTGAGCCAGGGGGCGGCTGCGGATATTTTCCGACCTGCTTATCTCGAGCTCTCGCAGCTGGATGCCGAGCGCTATGAGGTGCTATGGCGAGTTCCGGCCCTTCCGGACAATCGACGTCTGGCGGCGCGGCTCGTGTTTCCAAAAAACACGGAACGCGTCGGCGAGTCACGTAGCGCCATTATCAATAACGCCTGGGAAGAGCGCTACGAGATCAAGGCCGCCGGGGGCCTCACGGATCAAGAAATCACCATCGATGGCATTCTTGGTGGCGCCACGGACGTCATCGTACGCATTGAGCGCCTGGACGGCACCACGCAACTCGAGCGACTGCAGCCCGCTGAGCCGCGGTTTACGGTGACCGCTTCGCCGGGCCCGGGCGAGGTAGCCCTGGCCTATTTCCTATTGGGCGTCGAGCATATTCTCGGCGGCATCGATCACCTGCTCTTTGTGCTGGCACTGCTGCTCCTGGTCAGCAATCTGCGCCGCCTGGTCTTGACCATCACGGCCTTTACCGTGGCGCACTCCATCACCCTGGTCTGCGCGACCCTGGGTTGGATCCGTCTGCCGGGCCCACCCGTGGAGGCGGTGATTGCGCTCTCCATTGTGTTCGTCGCTGCGGAAGTCATCCATGAGCAGCAGGGGCGCGCCTCTATCACGGCGCGGTCGCCGTGGATCGTGGCCTTTGGCTTTGGTCTTCTGCATGGCCTGGGTTTTGCCGGTGCCCTGCAGGAAATCGGCTTGCCCGACACTGCGATACCCGTCGCGCTCCTCATGTTTAATGTGGGCGTCGAGGCAGGCCAGCTTTTGTTTGTCGGGGGCGTTGTGATCTCAGCCACCTTGCTAAGCCGCGTAGCGCAGGTACCATCGGCACTGGTAAAGCGCGTTGTCAGCTACGGTATCGGGAGCATTGCAGCGTTCTGGACCATCGAGCGGGTTGCTGCTTTTATCCCCTGA